Part of the Gallalistipes aquisgranensis genome, CGACAGCCAGCTCCGCGCCATGCGGCGCGGAATCACCCGGGAGGAGACCCTCGCGCTCGTCCGGCACCTGCGTGAAGCGGTTCCCGGCATCGCCCTGCGCACGACCCTGCTGGTGGGATACCCCGGAGAGAGCGAGGCCGATTTCGCCGAACTGGAGGAGTTCGTGCGCCGCACGCGGTTCGAACGGCTGGGCGTTTTCCCCTACTCCGAGGAGGAGGGGACCTACTCCGCCACACAGCTCTCCGACAACGTGCCCGAAGAGGTGAAACGGATGCGGGCGGAACGGATCATGGAGATTCAGAACAACATTTCGAGGGAGGAGAACGTTAAAAGGGTGGGACAGCGCCTCCGTGTGATCGTCGACCGCAGGGAAGGCGAATGGTGGGTGGCCCGCAGCCAGTACGACTCGCCGGAAGTGGACGAGGAGATACTGATTCCGGCCGACCGGGAACTCGAGACGGGCAGGTTCTACGAGGTTCGCGTCACAGGTGCGGAGGATTACGATCTCTATGCGGAATTATTTTGAAATTTCGCGGATTTTGATTATTTTTGAAGTGTTAACGTGAACCGCGTGCATAATGGCTGAGTCACCTGTTATTATCGAGACGATCCGGGAGAAGATCGAACGCATCATCGCCGAGAACCGGCGGCTGCGCGAAGAGTCCCGGAATCTCGTCCGGCAGAGGGACAAGCTCAAGGCCGGAAACCGGGAACTCACCGCACGGATCGCCGAACTCGAACGGCGCATTTCCGTGCTGGAGTTGAGCAAAGGCATGGCAGGCGGCAGCGACGACGCGAAGCTGGCCAAGGCGAGGGTCAACCGTCTGATGCGGGAGGTGGACCGTTGCATTGCCCTGCTGAACCGGGAGTGAGCGAAGTATGGAACAGAAGTTGAACATAAAACTGACGATCGCAGGCAAAAGCTATCCGCTGAAGATCGACCGCGAGAAAGAGGCAGTGTACCGCCGGGCGGAAAAAGAGGTCAACGCACTGGTTTCCATGTATAAAACGAGTTTCCGGGCCGAACCCGAGGACTATCTGGCCATGGCGGCGCTGGGTCTGGCGGTGAACAACGTGGAGATGGAGCTCAGCCGCAGTCTGGGAGAGGATATCGACAGACTGGTGGAGTTGGACAAGGAGTTGGATCAATATATAAACAACGAACTGTAACAGACGTTCTTTACATACGAACAGGAATATGCCCGCATAGATTCCTTTTAGCTTTGCGAAACTCAACACTTTAAAAATTGGGGTTCGACTCGGTCGGTCAAAAGCAGGCCTTAACCCTTCGGGGTGCACCCTCTTCACAATGGTGCCGTTGGACGTTTGCGACCGGATGCCGGAGGCCCCACAAATGACGATCGGGAGATTCGTCAAACAAGAAAAGGAAACTTTATGCGGGCTTTTTTCATATAACCCCGATAACACTATTAATCCAAATATTAATCACTTCAGTTCTTTAATTTATTAATAACACTCAAATGGGTACGATAACAATAGTCATAGTGGCCGTTATCACCTGTGCGATCACCGGAGTGGCATCCTATCTCATCATACGCAAGACGACCGATCAACGCAGACGGACGATCCTGAAGGAAGCCGAAGCCGACGCAGAGATGATCAAGAAGGAAAAAATCCTTCAGGCCAAGGAGAAGTTCATCCAGCTCAAAGCCGAACACGACCGGGCTGTGAACGAACGAAATACGAAGCTCAACCAGCGTGAGCAGGGGATCAAGCAGATGGAGAGCAACCTCCAGCAGCAGCAGTCCGAGCTCGAACGCAAGAACAAGGAGGCCGCCCAGGTGCGCGAGCAGATGGAGTCGCACATCCAGGCACTCGACCGCCGCAAGGAAGAGCTCGACAAGCTGATCCGCGAACAGAACTCCCGCCTGGAACAGATCGGGGGCATGAGCAGCGAGGAGGCCAAGAACATTCTGATCGAGAACATGAAGGCGGAGGCCAAGGCCGATGCCGCCACCTACATCAACGAGACGATCGAAGAGGCCAAGATGAGCGCCAACAAGGAGGCCAAGCGCATCGTGGTGCAGACCATCCAGCGGGTTGCCACCGAAACCGCCATCGAGAACTCCGTCACGGTGTTCAATATCGAAAGCGACGAAGTGAAGGGACGCATCATCGGGCGCGAGGGACGCAACATCCGGGCACTGGAGGCGGCCACGGGAATCGAGATCATCGTGGACGACACGCCGGAGGCGATCATCCTCTCGGGCTTCGACCCCGTCCGCCGCGAAATCGCCCGTCTCGCCCTGCACCAGTTGGTCACCGACGGACGCATCCACCCGGCCCGCATCGAAGAGGTGGTCGCCAAAGTGCAGAAACAGATCGAGGAGGAGATCGTGGAAGTGGGTAAACGCACCACGATCGACCTGGGCATCCACGGACTGCATCCCGAGCTGATCCGTCTGATCGGAAAGATGAAATACCGTTCGTCCTACGGGCAGAACCTGTTGCAGCACTCCCGCGAGACGGCCAACCTCTGCGGCATCATGGCCGCAGAACTGGGCCTGAATCCCAAGACGGCTCGCCGGGCCGGACTGTTGCACGACATCGGCAAGGTGCCCGACGATGAACCGGAACTCCCGCACGCTATCATCGGCATGAAGCTCGCCGAGAAATACAAGGAAAAAGCGGAGGTCTGCAACGCCATCGGCGCCCACCACGACGAAATGGAAATGACCTCGCTGATCGCCCCGATCGTCCAGGTATGCGACGCCATTTCCGGCGCCCGTCCCGGTGCGCGGCGCGAAGTGGTCGAATCCTATATCAAACGGCTCAAGGAGATGGAAGACATCGCCATGTCCTATCCCGGCGTGATGAAGACCTATGCCATCCAGGCCGGCCGCGAACTGCGCGTGATCGTCGGCAGCGAAAAGATATCCGATCAGGATGCCGACCAGCTCTCGCACGACATCGCCAAGAAGATCCAGGACGAAATGACCTATCCCGGACAGGTAAAGATCACCGTCATCCGGGAGACCCGTTCGGTAAGCTACGCGAAATAGCTTCGGCACGGCTATTTCACCCACAACCATGGGATACCCTACTTCCCGGGTGATCTCGACACAAAACAGGGTGTCTGCAAGTTGAGCAGACACCCTGTTTTGTGTCGAGCGCCGTACCGTAGGAAAAAATTCGGCAGGTATTCTAACCCCTCCAAATACAATTAGACCTTTATCTAAAATAATACAATACCCATTTATAACATAATGTAAGCCGACGTTTTATACGCTTCGTCAAGGTCGCTCCGCCAACCACTCCGCTAACAGAAGACTCCATCGTTCCGTTCAGACTTCCCTGTTCCGCAACAGGCGGGAAGGTCCAATATAAACGGAACAACCCGTCATTTTGTAATCGGTTCAAAAATATATCGAAA contains:
- a CDS encoding cell division protein ZapA, translating into MEQKLNIKLTIAGKSYPLKIDREKEAVYRRAEKEVNALVSMYKTSFRAEPEDYLAMAALGLAVNNVEMELSRSLGEDIDRLVELDKELDQYINNEL
- the rny gene encoding ribonuclease Y, whose amino-acid sequence is MGTITIVIVAVITCAITGVASYLIIRKTTDQRRRTILKEAEADAEMIKKEKILQAKEKFIQLKAEHDRAVNERNTKLNQREQGIKQMESNLQQQQSELERKNKEAAQVREQMESHIQALDRRKEELDKLIREQNSRLEQIGGMSSEEAKNILIENMKAEAKADAATYINETIEEAKMSANKEAKRIVVQTIQRVATETAIENSVTVFNIESDEVKGRIIGREGRNIRALEAATGIEIIVDDTPEAIILSGFDPVRREIARLALHQLVTDGRIHPARIEEVVAKVQKQIEEEIVEVGKRTTIDLGIHGLHPELIRLIGKMKYRSSYGQNLLQHSRETANLCGIMAAELGLNPKTARRAGLLHDIGKVPDDEPELPHAIIGMKLAEKYKEKAEVCNAIGAHHDEMEMTSLIAPIVQVCDAISGARPGARREVVESYIKRLKEMEDIAMSYPGVMKTYAIQAGRELRVIVGSEKISDQDADQLSHDIAKKIQDEMTYPGQVKITVIRETRSVSYAK